A single genomic interval of Koleobacter methoxysyntrophicus harbors:
- a CDS encoding acyl-CoA carboxylase subunit beta: MTMYKKLEELAARRARVQAGGGSKRIEKQHSLGKNTARERIQKLLDPGSFVEIDPFVEHRCIQFGMEKVQAPGEGVVTGYGTIDGRLIYIFAQDFTVIGGSLGEMHAAKICKIMDMAVKMGAPLIGLNDSGGARIQEGVDALKGYGEIFYRNTRASGVIPQISVILGPCAGGAVYSPALTDFVFMVEGISKMFITGPQVIKAVTGEDVTPEELGGAVTHNQISGVAQFMSSTEEQCFQQIRQLISHIPSNNLEDAPVYKTQDDPNRTSEELNRIVPTDPNKPYDMRQVIREIVDQGQMLEVSAHYAQNIITAFARLNGRSIGIIANQPRVLAGCLDINASDKACRFIRFCDAFNIPILTISDVPGYLPGVSQEHGGIIRHGAKLLYAYSEATVPKLTVITRKAYGGAYIAMCSRHLGGDHVLAWPTAEIAVMGPEGAANIIFRKEIEESSNPQATRQEKIREYREQFATPYQAAARGYIDDVIEPSETRPRLISALEMLITKRETLPSKKHGNIPM, translated from the coding sequence ATGACAATGTACAAGAAGCTAGAAGAGCTTGCGGCCCGCCGAGCGAGAGTGCAGGCAGGAGGCGGCAGCAAGCGGATAGAGAAGCAGCACAGCCTGGGCAAAAACACAGCAAGAGAGAGGATCCAGAAGCTATTAGACCCCGGCAGTTTCGTAGAGATCGACCCCTTCGTAGAGCACCGCTGCATCCAGTTCGGCATGGAAAAAGTGCAGGCCCCCGGCGAAGGAGTAGTAACCGGATACGGGACAATAGACGGCAGGCTCATATACATCTTTGCCCAGGACTTCACCGTAATAGGCGGTTCACTGGGCGAGATGCACGCAGCCAAGATCTGCAAAATAATGGACATGGCAGTCAAGATGGGAGCACCCCTAATAGGGCTAAACGACTCAGGAGGAGCGCGAATCCAGGAAGGAGTAGACGCACTAAAAGGCTACGGAGAGATATTCTACAGGAACACCAGGGCCTCAGGAGTAATCCCGCAGATATCAGTAATACTCGGTCCCTGTGCAGGTGGAGCCGTATACTCGCCGGCACTCACCGACTTCGTATTCATGGTAGAAGGCATAAGCAAAATGTTCATAACCGGCCCGCAGGTAATAAAAGCCGTAACAGGCGAAGACGTAACCCCCGAAGAGCTGGGCGGGGCCGTAACCCACAACCAGATAAGCGGAGTAGCCCAATTCATGAGTTCAACAGAAGAGCAGTGTTTCCAACAGATAAGACAATTAATAAGCCACATACCATCCAACAACCTCGAAGATGCGCCGGTATACAAAACCCAGGACGACCCCAACAGGACAAGCGAAGAGCTCAACCGGATAGTGCCGACAGACCCCAACAAACCCTATGACATGAGACAAGTAATCCGAGAAATAGTAGACCAAGGGCAGATGCTCGAAGTATCAGCCCACTATGCCCAGAACATAATAACAGCCTTTGCGCGGCTAAACGGCAGGAGCATAGGCATAATAGCCAACCAGCCCAGAGTATTAGCCGGCTGTTTAGACATAAACGCATCAGACAAAGCCTGCAGGTTCATAAGATTCTGTGATGCCTTCAACATCCCCATCCTCACAATATCCGACGTACCCGGTTACCTGCCCGGCGTATCCCAGGAACACGGGGGCATCATAAGACACGGAGCAAAACTATTATATGCCTACTCCGAAGCCACCGTACCCAAGCTCACCGTAATAACCCGGAAAGCATACGGAGGGGCATACATAGCCATGTGCTCAAGACACCTGGGAGGAGACCACGTCCTGGCATGGCCAACAGCCGAGATAGCCGTCATGGGTCCCGAAGGAGCAGCCAACATCATATTCAGAAAAGAGATCGAAGAATCATCGAACCCACAGGCAACCCGTCAGGAAAAGATCCGTGAATACCGCGAGCAGTTTGCAACACCCTATCAGGCGGCAGCCAGGGGGTATATAGATGACGTAATAGAGCCGTCAGAGACAAGGCCGAGGCTCATAAGTGCCCTCGAGATGCTCATAACAAAGCGAGAGACACTGCCATCAAAAAAACACGGGAACATACCCATGTAA
- a CDS encoding biotin transporter BioY → MVSKTKISVNEMAISALFAALTAVMGYVVIPLPFSPVPVTGQTFAVMLTGGLLKNRTAVISMLVFIFIGILGLPVFAGGRSGMGVLLGPTGGYIISWPLAVMLISKLLGKKEPIGFVYTLFVNILGGIIIVYLIGILQLALVTRLDFKRAFMLGGLPFIPGDIFKAFVSALLTVRLRKTVLKQ, encoded by the coding sequence ATGGTATCTAAAACGAAGATTTCCGTCAATGAAATGGCAATATCGGCTTTATTTGCCGCCCTCACGGCAGTTATGGGATATGTTGTGATTCCTCTCCCATTCAGCCCTGTCCCTGTAACAGGTCAGACCTTCGCCGTCATGTTAACAGGGGGGTTGCTGAAAAACAGAACTGCTGTAATTAGTATGCTCGTTTTCATCTTTATTGGAATCCTGGGGCTCCCTGTATTTGCAGGAGGGCGCTCAGGGATGGGAGTCTTGTTAGGGCCTACTGGTGGATATATTATAAGCTGGCCTTTGGCAGTTATGCTTATATCTAAATTGTTGGGAAAGAAAGAACCGATAGGGTTTGTTTACACCCTCTTTGTCAATATTTTGGGTGGAATAATTATAGTTTATTTAATAGGAATATTACAGCTGGCCCTTGTTACACGCCTTGATTTTAAAAGAGCATTTATGTTAGGTGGCCTTCCATTTATACCGGGTGATATTTTCAAAGCCTTTGTATCAGCCCTTCTGACCGTAAGGTTAAGAAAAACAGTTTTGAAGCAATAA
- a CDS encoding dicarboxylate/amino acid:cation symporter: MKKLNLATQILIALILGALAGFIFKEKVVIIKPLGTIFLRLLKMTILPLVFFSIVAGVSGIADLQRLKKVGVTFLGYWALASALAGIMGIVWAFIIRPGQNITLPVTEKPDVNVNLLDSVINWIPDNVAAAFSGGNLLQVIVFALFVGITISLISNTKGGKMLADLFEAGSDMMSRMVGIVLRFAPIGVFALISNVTGTLGAIVLKGIGKMILTQYIAYGMMLIIVYPIILKFIAKVNPIQHFKNIYPAMVLAFSTQSSSATLPLTMESTKKRAGVPEDMVNLIAPPAATINMHACAAEMPIYAVFASQIYGINLGFTDLITIVILGVIMAAGVAGVPGGGIMMSAVLLQVMGLPLDIVPWIAGVYILIDMPNTMLNVTGDTVGMVYTAAKLGELDKEVFNAPK, from the coding sequence ATGAAAAAACTTAATTTGGCTACCCAAATTTTGATTGCACTTATACTCGGTGCCCTTGCAGGGTTCATTTTTAAGGAAAAAGTAGTCATAATTAAGCCCCTTGGGACTATTTTCCTACGCCTTTTAAAGATGACGATTTTGCCTCTGGTATTTTTCTCCATTGTAGCAGGTGTTTCGGGTATTGCTGACCTTCAACGCTTAAAGAAGGTCGGTGTAACATTTTTAGGTTACTGGGCCCTTGCCTCGGCATTAGCAGGCATTATGGGTATAGTGTGGGCGTTTATAATTAGACCGGGTCAAAATATCACCCTTCCTGTAACCGAAAAACCGGATGTAAATGTTAACCTCCTTGATAGTGTAATCAACTGGATACCCGACAATGTAGCTGCAGCTTTTTCGGGAGGGAACCTGTTACAGGTAATCGTATTTGCCTTATTCGTCGGTATAACTATATCGCTTATTTCTAACACCAAAGGCGGCAAAATGCTTGCCGATTTATTCGAGGCCGGTTCGGATATGATGAGCCGGATGGTGGGGATTGTCTTGAGATTTGCGCCTATAGGCGTATTTGCGCTAATTTCTAATGTAACAGGCACCTTAGGCGCTATAGTGCTCAAAGGCATCGGCAAGATGATTTTAACCCAGTATATTGCATACGGTATGATGCTGATCATAGTTTACCCGATAATACTAAAATTTATTGCTAAAGTCAACCCTATCCAGCACTTTAAAAATATCTATCCCGCTATGGTACTGGCTTTTTCAACCCAGAGCAGCAGTGCGACTCTGCCTTTGACCATGGAGTCTACGAAAAAGCGGGCAGGGGTGCCCGAAGACATGGTTAATTTGATAGCCCCCCCTGCAGCTACCATAAATATGCATGCATGTGCTGCCGAAATGCCCATATATGCAGTATTTGCTTCCCAGATTTACGGTATTAACCTGGGATTCACTGACCTTATCACTATAGTAATTCTGGGGGTCATAATGGCGGCAGGGGTTGCAGGTGTTCCGGGCGGCGGCATTATGATGTCTGCGGTGCTTTTGCAGGTTATGGGCCTTCCCCTGGATATAGTTCCCTGGATTGCCGGGGTATATATCCTTATAGATATGCCGAATACTATGTTGAACGTAACGGGTGATACTGTAGGTATGGTCTATACTGCAGCTAAACTTGGCGAACTAGATAAAGAGGTCTTTAATGCACCTAAATAA
- a CDS encoding asparaginase: MKRILFLTTGGTIASSQGEEGLTPTLAAEDMLRVIPELKEICKIEAKVIMNIDSSNMQPEDWVIIAENAFEGLKDFDGIVIAHGTDTMAYTSSALTFMLQGINKPVVITGSQIPIGEEGTDAKKNLIDAFITACEDIAGVFIVFDGKIIKGCRASKLRTRSFNAFESINYPYIGTVNGKRIEYIYKPPRTEGKAPELNTRYSPDVFLLKLIPGTDPKIFDALIDLKYKGVIIESFGAGGVPFERRNLLPKVQEMIERGICVAITTQCPYEGTNLTVYEVGQKALKKGIIPAYDMTTEALVTKLMWALGQTEDPSEVKKIMAHNYADEVTIK, from the coding sequence ATGAAAAGGATACTCTTCTTAACGACAGGCGGCACTATTGCATCTTCACAGGGTGAAGAGGGTTTAACCCCTACTCTTGCTGCAGAAGATATGCTGAGGGTTATTCCAGAGTTAAAGGAAATATGTAAAATAGAGGCCAAAGTGATTATGAATATCGACAGCTCTAACATGCAGCCTGAAGACTGGGTGATAATCGCTGAAAATGCCTTTGAAGGTCTGAAGGATTTTGACGGGATAGTTATAGCCCATGGCACAGATACAATGGCCTATACTTCGTCAGCTTTAACCTTTATGCTCCAGGGTATTAATAAACCGGTGGTCATTACCGGTTCCCAGATACCTATAGGTGAAGAGGGAACAGATGCAAAGAAAAACCTTATAGATGCCTTTATAACAGCCTGTGAAGATATAGCAGGGGTTTTTATAGTATTTGACGGGAAGATAATAAAAGGCTGCCGCGCATCTAAATTAAGAACCAGGAGTTTTAATGCCTTTGAAAGCATAAACTACCCTTATATCGGCACGGTCAACGGCAAAAGGATAGAATATATTTACAAACCCCCTCGAACCGAGGGAAAGGCCCCTGAATTGAATACACGTTATTCCCCCGATGTATTTCTTTTAAAGCTTATTCCGGGAACAGACCCGAAGATATTCGATGCCCTTATTGATTTGAAGTATAAAGGCGTAATAATAGAAAGCTTTGGAGCAGGGGGTGTTCCCTTCGAGAGAAGGAACCTGCTGCCTAAGGTCCAGGAGATGATTGAAAGGGGCATATGTGTTGCTATAACGACCCAGTGCCCTTATGAAGGTACAAACCTTACGGTGTATGAAGTGGGGCAAAAAGCCCTGAAAAAGGGCATAATACCTGCATATGATATGACTACCGAAGCCCTTGTTACAAAATTAATGTGGGCATTAGGCCAGACAGAGGACCCGAGCGAGGTAAAGAAGATAATGGCGCATAATTATGCCGATGAAGTGACGATAAAGTAA
- a CDS encoding OadG family protein produces MVSDKLIYGLQVTVVGMGIVFLILYIISLVLDMMKHIFNKKQKPSPVSEPSQIKKEIIPEPAANKQDDTQLIAVITAGIAHTIKKPAARFRVTKITRQPQTTPIWGMASRPTKQ; encoded by the coding sequence TTGGTATCAGACAAACTCATATACGGATTACAGGTAACAGTAGTAGGTATGGGGATAGTATTTCTAATCCTCTACATCATATCACTAGTATTAGACATGATGAAACACATATTCAACAAAAAACAAAAACCGAGCCCCGTATCTGAGCCGAGCCAAATCAAGAAAGAGATAATACCAGAACCAGCAGCAAACAAACAAGACGACACCCAGCTTATAGCCGTAATAACAGCAGGCATAGCCCACACCATCAAAAAACCCGCAGCCCGGTTCAGAGTAACCAAAATAACAAGACAGCCTCAGACCACCCCCATATGGGGGATGGCCTCAAGGCCGACAAAACAATAG
- a CDS encoding DMT family transporter, producing the protein MVFAFRFFLPMSWKQIRVNKSLFAAKWPLILLLGTTGYCLNSISVYQAVRFTTTINTSFINAFNPILIAFVGYILHHERVTRVQFLGFVLSLAGVLCIIFQGNLGLIIRLKINPGDLFMVGSVIFWSIHTVLYKNKASGLPERPMFTLMMLGGLLITLPMTLLENRAYHWSWVSRIKTVHVLGILSLNIFPSVLAYQFWNGALKKISANRVGIFLYLIPLYTTAISILLFGESLRLYHILGGLLIFVGVLLVTSNGSEKNSEKVMLSQD; encoded by the coding sequence CTGGTTTTTGCCTTTCGTTTTTTTCTTCCTATGAGTTGGAAACAAATCAGGGTTAATAAAAGTTTATTTGCAGCTAAATGGCCCCTCATTCTGCTGCTTGGCACAACAGGGTATTGTTTAAATTCGATAAGCGTTTACCAGGCAGTTCGCTTTACCACAACCATAAATACCTCCTTTATCAATGCTTTCAACCCCATTCTTATCGCTTTTGTCGGATATATTTTACACCATGAAAGGGTGACCAGGGTACAATTTCTTGGCTTTGTGCTTTCACTAGCCGGTGTTCTTTGCATAATATTTCAGGGTAACTTGGGATTGATTATACGCTTGAAAATAAACCCTGGAGACTTATTCATGGTAGGTAGTGTTATATTTTGGTCAATTCATACTGTGTTGTATAAAAACAAAGCTTCAGGATTACCGGAAAGACCCATGTTTACATTGATGATGTTAGGAGGTCTTCTTATCACACTCCCTATGACTTTGTTGGAGAACCGGGCATACCATTGGTCATGGGTCAGTCGAATAAAGACCGTTCATGTTTTGGGGATTTTATCTTTAAACATATTTCCTTCTGTGCTAGCCTATCAATTTTGGAACGGTGCTTTAAAAAAGATTTCGGCTAATAGGGTTGGTATCTTCTTATATCTAATCCCACTTTATACAACAGCCATATCCATACTCCTTTTTGGCGAAAGTCTCAGGTTGTATCATATCTTAGGGGGCTTGCTAATATTTGTTGGTGTTCTTTTGGTAACTAGTAACGGAAGTGAAAAAAACAGCGAAAAGGTTATGCTATCTCAGGATTAG